In one window of Gossypium hirsutum isolate 1008001.06 chromosome A01, Gossypium_hirsutum_v2.1, whole genome shotgun sequence DNA:
- the LOC107917630 gene encoding uncharacterized protein, translating into MDPRPTGSVGYSRRDRGRSYSGTTTRATSVASVGNVGNTRPECQQCGRRHTGECWGFKRACFRCGSQEHYVKDCPERIEEERLQRAGSGDVVSRGRPPRNVGSKASGKSVIKDAA; encoded by the exons atggatccacgaccaaccggttcagttgggtattcacgcagagaccgagggag GTCATATTCCGGAACTACAACTCGAGCTacctcagtggcaagtgtgggtaatgtaggaaacaccagacctgaatgtcaacagtgtggcaggcgacatactggtgagtgttggggatttaaacgagcttgtttcagatgtggttcccaagagcattatgtaaaagactgccctgagagaatagaagaagaaagattACAAAGAGCTGGATCGGGTGATGTTGTCAGTAGAGgcagaccaccgagaaatgtgggAAGCAAAGCCAGTGGTAAGAGTGTGATAAAAGATGCAGCTTGA